In the bacterium genome, one interval contains:
- a CDS encoding FecR domain-containing protein — translation MYRRFRLIPWLTLAALWVFILAPPAHAAESLGRVVDLVGKVTVTRSWSTTDLAKGDLVFDGDVVEASRNSSAELVIGSGHHLKVKAGTKLRVSPLGSSYEVQTFYGSVLAAVVSSQEDARGFRVSTPTASGAVRGTLFAAEVAEDGTTTF, via the coding sequence GTGTACCGACGCTTTAGGCTGATTCCCTGGCTGACCCTGGCGGCCCTTTGGGTCTTCATCCTGGCCCCGCCGGCCCACGCCGCAGAGTCCCTCGGCCGCGTGGTGGACCTGGTGGGGAAGGTGACCGTGACCCGCAGCTGGTCCACCACCGATCTCGCCAAGGGCGACCTGGTCTTCGACGGCGACGTGGTGGAGGCCTCGCGCAACTCCTCGGCGGAACTGGTCATCGGGAGCGGCCATCACTTGAAGGTCAAGGCGGGCACGAAGCTGCGCGTCTCGCCCCTGGGTTCGAGCTACGAGGTGCAGACCTTCTACGGCTCGGTGCTGGCCGCCGTGGTGAGCTCCCAGGAGGACGCCCGCGGATTCCGCGTCTCCACCCCCACCGCCTCGGGCGCCGTGCGCGGGACGCTCTTCGCCGCCGAGGTGGCCGAGGACGGGACGACGACCTTCC
- a CDS encoding DUF4411 family protein — MDEPVFLLDANVFIEAARRYYAFDLVPRFWDSLVEYASIGRIKSIDCVKQELERGQDELATWAKESFQDAFASTDEDDVIILYGKIINWVNIQSQFKDEAKATFASGADGWLVAYAKVMNYVIVTQELSEPLSRSKVKIPDVCIKGGVSFVNTFEMLRILGIKLG, encoded by the coding sequence ATGGATGAGCCTGTTTTTTTACTTGATGCGAATGTTTTCATCGAGGCAGCACGTCGTTACTATGCCTTCGATTTGGTCCCACGATTCTGGGATAGTTTAGTCGAGTACGCATCAATTGGTCGTATTAAAAGTATTGATTGTGTAAAACAGGAGTTAGAACGAGGACAAGACGAGCTTGCAACGTGGGCAAAGGAGAGCTTTCAAGATGCATTTGCTTCTACAGATGAAGATGATGTGATTATACTTTACGGGAAAATTATAAACTGGGTAAATATACAGAGCCAGTTTAAAGATGAAGCAAAGGCGACTTTCGCAAGTGGTGCAGACGGTTGGTTGGTTGCATATGCCAAAGTAATGAACTATGTTATAGTGACACAAGAGCTTTCGGAACCTTTATCTAGAAGCAAGGTTAAAATACCAGATGTCTGTATTAAGGGTGGTGTATCCTTCGTCAATACTTTTGAAATGCTACGCATACTAGGGATAAAGCTTGGATAG